The genomic DNA ttattttatttaacctttatttataccTCTGTAGTAATGCTGTAATTAGACTAGTAACATTGAAATCTGTTGTTAAATAGCACTTATAGTAGTAATATCATTACAAAGATACTATGTAACAAATtgaatgtaaagtgttacccaaCACACTTAATCCCGCAGACTTTCACATatcaaaaatatacatttttaaatgcataacattttaaagtaaaaaaaaaatgattgaGTGTTGATATTTGATGCCGTAATGTTTTCTTTAATAACTGTAACAGCAAAGTCATATTGCATACAAAGTAAAATAACAAGTATATAGTACTGTATATGGACAGAGGTTTTCCAAAAGTGCTTTCTGGTGCAAGAGGATACTGACATATCATAAGAAAGTAAATAAACGGCAATACATACCTAAATGTTTAACAAGACAAGAAAACTATTAAATCCGATGTCCGGACAAAACTATCAGAATAAATGAGAATTACAGTTAACTAAAGATACATATGAGTAAAAAGAACATAGAATATATGTCAAATGAAGGGCAAGCTGAGAGTTTGGTATATGAGTGTTAATACAAGACTGACCACATTTACGTGTCTTGATGATCAGCAAGTCATGTCTGACAGACAAATAAGAATGTGCTAATAGCGTCGTTCTAAGTGGTGTATATTCAATAAAACTGATTCTACACATAAGAAAATTTGGCCACAGAGTGTACCATTGCACATACTATTTACACCCACCATTGCCTGTACAAGCAAGAGGTCTCAAAACTACTCCTTCCCATGTGAGTTCTTACAAAAATAGTGCTTTCTATATCAGACTTGAATATACCTTTGATTATTCTAAAACCAAATTCAAATGCAAATACATATAAACCTCAAGATGAGAAGAACATTGACATCTTGAATTTTAGACCCAATTCTGGCACTTTTAATACAAATGATTTAACAGTATGTAAAAGCAACATGTCTACTTGGCATCAGCAGCGACTGTCTAGTGGGTCAGGAGAAAAGACAGTGCCCTCTAGGGTTAGTCCCATTTTGAACCCCTCCTGTAAAACAAGGGGGAGAATGGCTGTTAGAAAGAATCTATCCCATGTCAACCTGCTCTAAAGGAGGAAAGATAACAAACGGAGGTGGTCGATATAATCAATAAAAACGTTTCTCAAAGTCAGCAAACTTGAGAGACAATGCAAGAGTCTTGGGGAGCTGTATAACCAAGACTCTGTACATTAGAGTCATACTGGCCCCAAGTTGTTATTCTTGTTTGATCCAAAATAGCATGCATCCAAAGTCTACAGAATAATGGTTAGGGGATATGAAATCTAGAATGCCCCAAGTTCTTTTCAGAAGCAGTCCAACAAATGGCAAGGTCTGAGGAAGCTTTGGTCCAAATCCCTCTAAATAAATGTAGAAACATCATATATAAAGCACAAAGTACACAAGAATCTGTATGACCTATGTATGTATAAAATAATAACAACAGGGTTTTGAATAAATCTGACCCTATGTTACCCTAGAATGTTCCAGAGACAACAAGTAACACAAATATGATGACGCGGATTGACAAGCAATTTCACATTTGCCACACATTTTCAGTTGCAAAATGATGGACAAAGATAATACTAGCTGCAGCCAAGTACACCCAACGCAGTATTAGATCAGATTCGTTATTTATTCATATTTTGTTGTTGACACGAAAGATCAAATAAAAGAGAACTGACTGAGAAAAGTAAAACTTCCATAGCCAACCGCTTTTAACACATATGCATCATCTTGATACAAGTTAAAACAAGGTTAAGGCTATTAATCACATTGTTTGCAGGCAAATGTAACTTCAACTCCATACAAATAGATGTGCACGCATTATGAAAGGGTGACGTTTCAAAAAGCCTGCTGGGTGTACTTTACGGACGGACTGTATGCAGAGAGTACACAACAGAGTCAAACTGAACACATTCATTCACAATGACAAGGTCACAGTCACAGTACCGGCAGCCACAAGAAGGGCTCTTATGGGTCAAAATAGTGTAAAGGTACAAACCATCTCTGACGCTGCAGCAAAAGGGGCAAGAAATATATGGAAACAGAGAGTTAAGACAGAAAAAGGCAGGAAGGAGAAGAAAGAAGTGATGCTTAGCAGCAAACTATTGCCTCCTACTGGAAGTACAGTAGCATCCCATTAACTTCCCAACGAGTTAATCATGCAGAAAGGTTATTGTAAAGGTTTGCAGATAGCAATTTGCATTTGGATTCTAGGTTCCCAAAGTGCAATTGCAGTTAAAATAAAGAGTTTGAAATAAGACAGGAGCATTGCGGTTCAAACAGACATTGTATTTGTAATTACAGATAAGATGTGCTCCAACTATGGTAATCATTAACAAAAGTATCTATTCATGTGGTGCAACAGAATGTGTTAAAAAACAGCCCAACATGCCTATTCAATGCATCCTTAACACAACTACTAACAGTTGTAGTTTTGCATCGATGACGTGACAACAAATCTTTATTTTTTTGCATCTGTAATCAATCAGTGACAACTAATCATTTGTAACAACAGCTTTGAAATAGCTAAAATATAGAATGATATTCCATTCAAGCCTTAAAATCCCATTGGATGATGTTACAAAATCCTTCCCATAAGGAATATAGAGAAGTGAATGAGGATTAGATTAAAGTGATAAATGTAACACGCCTGCCCGACGGGGGCAGATGACGCTAGTACCTACTTCACAGTagggttgtgttgttgttgttgcagaaatGCCTACTTGAAGaagtgaactttcatgtgccttaattacAAACTTGTATGGGATccgtaaatatgaataaaaaatTAAATCATGGGCCTAGTTCAGCCAAGGAGAAAGAGCTTTATAGGGAGAAACACAGGATCCTTCCtggctagccatgattggctgagataatggaggAGTTGACCATGCTGACGGTTGACCatgcatttacagttgaagtcggaagtttacatacaccttagccaaatacatttaaactcagtttttcacaattcctgacatttaatcctagtaaaacttccctgtcttaggtcagttaggatcaccacattattttaagaatgtgaaatgtcagaataatagtagagagaatgatttcaacgtttatttatttcatcaagtttacatacactcaattagtatttggtagcaagtTGGTTgcatttaaatggtttaacttgggtcaaacgtttcagttccggatagccttccacaagcttcccacaataagttgggtgaattttggcccattcctcctgacagagctggtgtaactgagtcaggtttgtaggcctccttgctctcacaagctttttcagttctgcccacaaatttttcTGTACGAttgaggttttggagcagtggctcttccttgctgagcggcatttcaggttatgtcgatatcggaactcgttttactgtggatatagatacttttgtacctgtttcctccagcatcttcacatgttctgggattgatttgcacatttcgcaccaaagtactttcatctctaggagacagaatgcatctccttcctgagcggtatgcgtggtcccatggtgtttatacttacgtactattgtttgtacagatgaacgaagtacattcaggtgtttggaaattgctcccaaggatgaaacagacttgtggaggtcgacaatttttttccgaggtcttggctgatttcttttgattttcccatgatgtcaagcaaagaggcactgagtttgaagttaggccctgaaatacatccacaggtacacctccaattgactcaaatgatgtcaattagcctatcagaagcttctaaagccatgagatCATtgtctggaattgtccaagctgtttaaaggcccagtcaacttgtatgtgaacttctgacccactacaattgtgatgcagtgaattataagtgaaataatctgtctgtaaacaattgttggacaaatgacttgtgtcctgcgcaaagtagatgtcccaaccgacttgccaaaacgatagtttgttaacaagaaatttgtggagtggttgaaaaacaagttttaatgactccaacttaagtgtatgtaaacttccgacttcaactgtacatgtcaaTTCTTAAAGAACATGGTGGGTCTATGGCTTAAGAGGGATGCTGAATGGGCGTAAACAAATATGAGCTCTCTAGCACTCATCCAAATCTTTTAAGGGGTTTTTCTCCTACTTTATCAACTTGAGAGGGTAGGGGCCCCGCCACTAGGGTGGAGGTCCACTCTCCAAACCTTTATAATAGATTAAGATCATTCACAGACATGCAGTCACCTGTATCTCGTCCAGCTTGGACTGGATATCCGGGGGGAAGTCGGCTTGCCCACAGGTGAACGGATCGAAAGGTGCTGCACCAAAAAGGTCTTTACCTGTAAGGGAGAGACGAGATACTGTTTGAGATGCCACAACGTAGTAGTGTTTAAATGGGCTTTCATTGGTAACACTTATTTATTAAGTAGGCATTGTTTATGTTCTCATAGTATAACCAAAACACTTTCTCCCTAACGACCACAACCTGTGTTTTTAtccctcattgtgtgtgtggttgaattCTAATTGGAATCTCACTGTCATCCTGGAACTGTAAAGTAACCAGAGCAGTGTACTCACTCATGTCTGAAGGAGATGTTGTAGGGGGCGGAGGGGGTGTGCCGTTGCTTGCGGGTATTGGCACCAGGGGTGTGACAGCAGAGAAGGGAACCATGTCAAAAACATCTGTGGATGTCTGGGGTTTCAAGGAGATGCTGCCAGCCTGTGAGTGTAGAGGAATTGGTTCATTCCAATTAGTCCCTTATGAAATGAGCATTATTCTGAGCtccagtgagctccaaaagtagtGGGAACAAtgacaaatgttttgttgttcTAGCTCTGTACTCTAACCATTGTAATGTTTGGGGAGGTTAtgtatattttttttggggggtggtatgatatttgtgcgtcggtaactttctcactcatcattattcacgatttattcaggattatccgtaatcatggtagcatccacattaacgtGCAAGTCTTTacaaacatattatattcttatttacaataaaagtgactccaaaatgacacaatacattatttatcattcatttatattgggcacaaagtaatctgaaacacaaccaaaacaaagagcaaatgcatccaacaactGTGTAGATTcccaagcttgatgtagtcattgtgtgctatgaatataggaccaaatactaaactttttaTTACTTTAATACATATATGTGGATTTGTATCTCCTAAAATGGAGGGACTATGTACAACAAGtcctgtaatttctaaacggttcacccaatATGGACGAAAATACCTTCAAATTAAACCTGAAACTCTAGTCATTGACTCATTTCAAATCCACAGTATTGAAGTAcagagcaaaaacaaaaatgtgtgaCTGTCCCAATAGTTTTGAAGCTCATTTTATATTCTGAAGTCAGAGTTATGAAGATATATTAGAACTACAGTCTGACTTCAAATCTAACTTATTGAGATAAGACTTAGAAGTTGATGAAATATTAATGAGCATACTTTATGTACCTGCAATGTCTACTCTACATTATACATTgagcatacaaaacattaggaacatcttcctaatattgagttgcacccccgttgccctcagaatagcctcaattcatcggggcatggactctacaaggtgttgaaagcgttccacagggatgctggcccatgttgactccaatgcttcccatagttgtgtcaagttggctgaatgtcttTTGGATAgtggaccattattgatacacacgggaaactgttgatcgTGTAcagcccagcagcgttgcagttcttgacacactcaaaccggtgtgcctggcacctacaaccattccccgttcaaaggcactttaagtattttgtcttgcctattcaccctctgaatggcacacatacaaaatccatgtctcattattgtctcaaggcttaaaaataattCTTTAACCGGTCTCTTCCCCTACATCGTGGATTTATCAAATTATATCAAAAAGGGATTAcagatttcacctggattcacctggttagtctgtcatggaaatagcaggtgttcctaatgttttgtacactcagtgtatacgaGTTAAAGTGAACTATTGTTAACAAGAAAATAAATCAAGAAAATCTTAGAAAACAAAACATGAATTAAGAATGAAATAAAAGGCAGGAGGAGAAAGGTAGTTGTACAGTACGCGAGGTCGGGGGATGCTGCATCCATCGGCAGTCTTTGGAAGGAGAGCGGATTTAGCCGGAGGAGGGGTTAGTAGCCCTGCCGAGAGGTTGGACTCTGGCGAGCTCATAGGGGTGAGTGTGACCGAGGAGATCTCAAGACACGAGAAGGACGTCAGATTGTGACACCAGAAGAGCGAGGAGGGCCTTGAGAGCATGTAGGCCTCGTTAGTAGAGTTTATGTGCAGCAGCTGTGAAGAGATTGCATGCAGAAGATTTAGTGGAAGACTTAAAGTGGCTAGTTAGTTCACACAGAACATGACAAACATCTTATTTGGGGTATTATGGGTTACTTAGGGAAGTCTAGAGACCGGAAGGGATGTCCATGCAGTTCTTACTGGTGGTACAGGAGCAATCATCAACTGCTCCTCCAGATCCGAAAGCTGCTTCTTTAGCTCAGAATTTTCAGTTTCCAGTTCTTGAATCTGTGAAAAAGAAGGATGCTTGTTTTGGAATTGATCTATAGCTACCTACCTTCAATACAGATATAATCTGTTATCATCAATATTATTGAATGGGGGTGTAGTGTATATCCAATCTCTATCCCATAAGAAGGAAGTGCTTCTCCCATATCACACTTGTCCAACAATTGAATCGTACTCTTTTCTGTAAGGTTCCTATCTGTTTCCGTGTCTCCACATCTTTTCCACCAGACTCAAGGAACTTCTTGTAGGCCAAGTCGAATGCCTGGCCAATAGTGAGTGTTATCTCCTCTGCCTGGAAGACAACAGCATCATCCATGAGTTTTTGTACAAAACTTCTTATAAAATGGTATTACTAACTGCATAGGAACAATTGTCCTGAACATAATTCTACATTTGCATCGATTATTCACCAGAAACTATTCTTAATTTGAGGTCATTATCTTTATAATTTACTAGTGATTGTCACATATAGACGGATCAAGAACTCAAGTTGTTAACTCTCAAAGTTAGTATTTCTTACACATTTCTCACTGTCAAACACGTAGCAGAGGTGTTTGTTAGACTCGGAGTCTTTACAGATGAAGGTGAATATCCTTTTATCCGTCTTGTCATCTGCACAGAAGGATATCCTATGCAACTGGCAGTTATATTGGACATCCTGAAAATAAAAagaaacacaaatgctttggtTTAAGACAACAATACCTCCTTGATAGCCCTTCACTCGAATGCTTCCATAATatgcataaaaaaaaaaacttggagCAATTATTTAAAGTATCCATGTCATGTGGACATACTTTTGTCTTGGGATCTAAGATCTTTACTCCATAAATGGATATTTGCAGTTCCACTTTTGGGGTCTTCTGTCCCTCTGATTTCTTGAT from Oncorhynchus keta strain PuntledgeMale-10-30-2019 chromosome 7, Oket_V2, whole genome shotgun sequence includes the following:
- the LOC118386112 gene encoding PTB domain-containing engulfment adapter protein 1 isoform X3, which gives rise to MFSHCFLFVDCFLGMRDYLFLGVKVEYWQIHRRDHKDARFSSMNRAFNRKKDKSWMHTPEALAKHYIPYNAKFLGNTEVEQPKGTEIVKDAVRKLKFQRHIKKSEGQKTPKVELQISIYGVKILDPKTKDVQYNCQLHRISFCADDKTDKRIFTFICKDSESNKHLCYVFDSEKCAEEITLTIGQAFDLAYKKFLESGGKDVETRKQIGTLQKRIQELETENSELKKQLSDLEEQLMIAPVPPLLHINSTNEAYMLSRPSSLFWCHNLTSFSCLEISSVTLTPMSSPESNLSAGLLTPPPAKSALLPKTADGCSIPRPRAGSISLKPQTSTDVFDMVPFSAVTPLVPIPASNGTPPPPPTTSPSDMSKDLFGAAPFDPFTCGQADFPPDIQSKLDEIQEGFKMGLTLEGTVFSPDPLDSRC
- the LOC118386112 gene encoding PTB domain-containing engulfment adapter protein 1 isoform X2 — translated: MFSHCFLFVDCFLGMRDYLFLGVKVEYWQIHRRDHKDARFSSMNRAFNRKKDKSWMHTPEALAKHYIPYNAKFLGNTEVEQPKGTEIVKDAVRKLKFQRHIKKSEGQKTPKVELQISIYGVKILDPKTKDVQYNCQLHRISFCADDKTDKRIFTFICKDSESNKHLCYVFDSEKCAEEITLTIGQAFDLAYKKFLESGGKDVETRKQIGTLQKRIQELETENSELKKQLSDLEEQLMIAPVPPAGSISLKPQTSTDVFDMVPFSAVTPLVPIPASNGTPPPPPTTSPSDMSKDLFGAAPFDPFTCGQADFPPDIQSKLDEIQEGFKMGLTLEGTVFSPDPLDSRC
- the LOC118386112 gene encoding PTB domain-containing engulfment adapter protein 1 isoform X1, encoding MFSHCFLFVDCFLGMRDYLFLGVKVEYWQIHRRDHKDARFSSMNRAFNRKKDKSWMHTPEALAKHYIPYNAKFLGNTEVEQPKGTEIVKDAVRKLKFQRHIKKSEGQKTPKVELQISIYGVKILDPKTKDVQYNCQLHRISFCADDKTDKRIFTFICKDSESNKHLCYVFDSEKCAEEITLTIGQAFDLAYKKFLESGGKDVETRKQIGTLQKRIQELETENSELKKQLSDLEEQLMIAPVPPVRTAWTSLPLLHINSTNEAYMLSRPSSLFWCHNLTSFSCLEISSVTLTPMSSPESNLSAGLLTPPPAKSALLPKTADGCSIPRPRVLYNYLSPPAFYFILNSCFVF